The following proteins are encoded in a genomic region of Phycodurus eques isolate BA_2022a chromosome 11, UOR_Pequ_1.1, whole genome shotgun sequence:
- the LOC133409947 gene encoding steroid 17-alpha-hydroxylase/17,20 lyase, which produces MDWVLLCLYVFFFMGLSILAFKVRLRKSIQELPCLPSLPFIGSLLSLRSVYPPHVLFKKLQEKYGQTYSLMMGSHRVIIVNQYSHAKEVLLKKGKIFAGRPRTVTTDVLTRDGKDIAFGDYSATWKFHRKLVHGALHMFGQGSASIEKIICSQAQSLCSIMSEKSAAEDSVDFSPDLTRVVTNVICSLCFNSTYSIGDPEFEALLLYSQGIVDTVAKDSLVDIFPWLQVFPNADLRLLKESVSVRDKLLHKKYEEHKADYSDNLKRDLIDVLLSAKRSAENNNTVEISSEALGLSDDHILMTVGDIFGAGMETTITVLKWAIIYLIHHPEVQKRIQEEMDTKLEGERSPLLSDRGSLPYLEATIREVLRIRPVSPLLIPHVALKDTSLGHFKVRKGTRVIVNLWSLHHDEKEWKHPELFDPGRFLNSEGTGLINPSSSYLPFGAGVRVCLGEALAKMELFIFLSWILQRFTFSTPSGQPPPVLEGKFGVVLQPAKYKVTVTARSSWKTNK; this is translated from the exons ATGGACTGGGTTCTTCTGTGcctttatgtgttttttttcatgggccTGAGTATTTTAGCTTTTAAGGTAAGATTACGAAAGTCAATACAGGAGCTCCCGTGCCTGCCATCGCTCCCTTTCATCGGGAGTCTGCTGAGCCTACGAAGTGTATATCCGCCTCACGTGCTTTTCAAGAAACTACAGGAGAAATATGGTCAAACATATTCACTGATGATGGGCTCGCACAGAGTCATCATTGTCAACCAGTACTCACATGCCAAAGAAGTACTGCTGAAGAAGGGCAAGATATTTGCAGGGAGACCAAGAACA GTAACCACGGATGTGCTGACCAGAGATGGGAAAGACATTGCTTTTGGAGACTACAGTGCTACCTGGAAGTTCCACAGGAAACTTGTCCATGGAGCTCTCCACATGTTTGGACAAGGATCTGCCTCAATTGAGAAGATCA tCTGCTCACAGGCCCAGTCTCTTTGCTCCATCATGTCAGAAAAATCTGCTGCTGAGGATTCTGTGGACTTTTCTCCCGATCTGACGCGGGTTGTCACCAATGTCATCTGTTCACTCTGTTTCAACTCCACATACTCCATTGGAGACCCTGAGTTTGAGGCCCTACTTCTTTACAGCCAGGGGATCGTGGACACTGTTGCCAAAGACAGCCTGGTGGATATTTTCCCATGGTTACAG GTTTTTCCTAATGCAGACCTCCGTCTCCTGAAAGAATCTGTTTCAGTCCGAGACAAACTTCTACATAAGAAATATGAGGAACACAAG gcagATTACAGCGACAATTTGAAGAGAGACCTGATAGATGTTCTACTCAGTGCGAAGCGCAGTGCTGAGAACAACAACACAGTAGAGATCAGTTCTGAGGCTTTGGGCCTTAGTGATGACCACATCCTTATGACTGTGGGTGATATCTTTGGAGCCGGGATGGAAACCACCATCACTGTCCTCAAATGGGCCATTATCTACCTTATCCATCACCCTGAG GTGCAGAAACGTATACAGGAGGAGATGGACACCAAGTTAGAGGGAGAGCGGAGCCCCCTGCTCAGCGACAGAGGCAGTCTGCCTTATCTTGAGGCCACCATCAGGGAGGTGTTACGGATCCGCCCAGTTTCCCCTCTTCTCATCCCTCATGTGGCCCTAAAGGATACAAG ccTTGGACATTTCAAAGTGCGAAAAGGGACCAGAGTCATTGTCAACCTGTGGTCTCTGCACCATGATGAGAAAGAATGGAAACACCCCGAGCTCTTTGACCCTG GTCGATTTTTGAATAGTGAAGGCACAGGTCTGATCAACCCATCATCCAGCTACCTGCCGTTTGGTGCCGGGGTCAGGGTCTGTCTTGGCGAGGCCttagccaagatggaactttttATCTTCCTGTCCTGGATTCTGCAGCGCTTCACATTCTCTACCCCATCAGGTCAACCTCCTCCTGTGTTGGAGGGCAAGTTTGGCGTGGTTCTTCAACCAGCCAAATACAAGGTGACCGTCACAGCCAGATCAAGTTGGAAGACAAACAAGTGA